The following are encoded together in the Syngnathus scovelli strain Florida chromosome 12, RoL_Ssco_1.2, whole genome shotgun sequence genome:
- the hif1an gene encoding hypoxia-inducible factor 1-alpha inhibitor, with product MAAATVVEAEKPAANESATAGFSGIHQPSWDDSQLRRYTFSTKPIPRLSHTDPRAEMLINNEEPVVLTDTNLVYPALKWDISYLQENIGNGDFSVYIAENHKFLYYDEKKLANVENFVPKSQRLEMKFSEFVERMQQVQQMGGEERVYLQQTLNDTVGKKIVLDFLGFNWNWINKQQAKMNWGQLTSNLLLIGMEGNVTPAHYDEQQNFFAQIKGHKRCILFPPDQFECLYPYPVHHPCDRQSQVDFDNPDYSRFPNFKNVVGYEAVVGPGDVLYIPMYWWHHIESLLSGGVTITVNFWYKGAPTPKRIEYPLRAHQKVAIMRNIEKMLGEALGDPRQVGPLLNTMITGRYEDPNKKGEP from the exons ATGGCAGCGGCGACCGTCGTGGAGGCTGAGAAGCCGGCGGCGAACGAAAGCGCCACCGCCGGCTTCTCTGGCATCCACCAGCCGTCTTGGGACGATTCTCAGCTGCGGAGGTATACGTTCTCCACCAAGCCCATTCCCAGGCTGTCGCATACCGACCCCAGAGCCGAGATGCTCATCAACAACGAG GAGCCGGTGGTTTTAACAGACACAAACCTGGTGTACCCTGCCCTCAAATGGGACATCTCGTACCTCCAAGAGAACATCGGCAACGGCGACTTCTCCGTCTACATCGCGGAAAACCACAAGTTCCTTTACTACGACGAGAAGAAATTGGCCAACGTGGAGAACTTTGTCCCCAAGTCCCAACGACTTGAGATGAAATTCTCCGAGTTTGTGGAGAGGATGCAGCAAGTGCAGCAAATGGGAGGCGAAGAGCG GGTGTACCTACAGCAAACCCTCAACGACACGGTCGGGAAGAAGATAGTGCTGGACTTCCTCGGTTTCAACTGGAACTGGATCAACAAGCAGCAGGCCAAAATGAACTGGGGACAGCTAACATCCAACCTCCTGCTCATAGGCATGGAAG GCAACGTGACGCCGGCGCATTACGACGAGCAGCAGAACTTCTTTGCGCAAATCAAAGGCCACAAGAGATGCATCCTTTTTCCTCCGGACCAGTTTGAGTGTCTCTATCCGTACCCTGTCCACCATCCCTGTGATAGACAGAGTCAA GTTGATTTTGACAACCCTGACTACAGTAGGTTTCCCAATTTTAAAAACGTTGTTGGCTATGAGGCGGTTGTGGGCCCAGGAGATGTGCTCTACATCCCCATGTATTG GTGGCATCACATAGAATCGCTGCTGAGTGGTGGCGTGACAATCACAGTCAACTTCTGGTACAAA GGAGCACCCACACCGAAGAGGATAGAATACCCACTGCGAGCTCACCAGAAGGTGGCCATCATGAGGAACATCGAGAAGATGTTGGGAGAAGCGCTTGGCGACCCTCGACAA GTGGGACCGTTGCTCAACACCATGATCACAGGACGATACGAAGATCCCAACAAGAAGGGTGAGCCTTGA
- the cuedc2 gene encoding CUE domain-containing protein 2, translating to MDLHKIIHGALHDFLQSYIPDADLSALDDVLLSYITGVLEDLGSQQSVEENFDVEVFAEMLEAYIPGFAEIDSVKVCEMMFSLASTLATARTSVDGENGVPKTVDGSLKIAPLLPNEAPSGREMQCLQTQTEGATAKLPVSELESQEQHLLEMFPKCSLSEARSALSIAKGDMEEAVRLIIEGDVQLSPTPLNVNQGKNISSVADQKLKESILEKYMLVDNEEDKKTHRPVAPKEAPKKLVRYHSNQVVSTKGERYQVVKKNETDDMKKTYVNLKPARKYRFH from the exons ATGGACCTCCACAAAATCATCCACGGTGCGTTGCACGACTTCCTACAGTCTTATATCCCCGATGCAGATCTCAG TGCACTTGATGATGTCCTCTTGTCCTACATCACTGGAGTTTTGGAAGATCTTGGCTCCCAGCAAAGTGTAGAGGAGAACTTTGACGTGGAGGTCTTTGCCGAGATGCTGGAGGCGTACATACCGGGATTTGCAGAAATTGATAG TGTAAAAGTGTGTGAAATGATGTTTAGCCTGGCGTCCACGCTAGCTACAGCTCGCACCTCAG TGGACGGAGAAAACGGCGTGCCAAAGACGGTAGACGGCTCGTTGAAAATCGCCCCTCTCTTACCGAATGAGGCCCCATCTGGCAGGGAAATGCAATGCCTACAAACACAGACAGAGGGCGCCACAGCCAAG CTCCCCGTGTCCGAATTGGAAAGCCAGGAGCAGCACCTTCTCGAGATGTTCCCCAAGTGTAGTCTGTCGGAAGCCCGCAGCGCTCTGTCCATTGCCAAAGGAGACATGGAGGAAGCCGTGCGCCTCATCATTGAGGGCGACGTCCAACTCAGCCCCACTCCGCTCAAT GTAAATCAAGGGAAGAATATTTCATCAGTGGCGGATCAGAAACTGAAAGAAAGCATTCTTGAGAA GTACATGCTGGTCGACAACGAGGAGGACAAGAAAACGCATCGACCAGTCGCCCCTAAAGAG GCTCCCAAAAAGCTGGTCCGCTACCACAGCAACCAGGTGGTGAGCACCAAAGGAGAACGCTATCAGGTGGTAAAGAAGAACGAGACGGACGACATGAAGAAGACCTACGTCAACCTCAAGCCGGCTCGCAAATATCGATTTCATTGA